The Nitrospira sp. genome segment CCTGTCGTGATCGTCCCGACGAAGTATTATGCGACCCCGACCGAGGTGTTTCGACAGCACGGGTTTTCGATCGTCATTTGGGCTAATCACCTGCTTCGGGCCGCTGTGGCGGCTATGCAGAAAACAGCGTCAACCCTCAAGGAACAGGAACATCTACTATCGATCGAGGATAAGGTGGCTCCCGTTGCCGAGATCTTCCGCTTGCAAAATGCGGCGGAGTTGCAGGATGCCGAAGACCGTTACCTTCCTCGGGGGGCAGAAAACACCGGGGCGATTGTACTGGCTGCCTCGCGTGGCGAGGAACTCCGGGAATTGACCGAACATCAGCCGAAGACGATGGTCAAGATTCAGGGGACACCAATTCTCGCCCACATTGTGGATGCCTATAACGCTGTAGGGATTAAGGACATCACGGTCGTCCGTGGTTATAAGAAGGAATCGGTCAACCTGCCTAGCCTGAGGTATTTGGATAACGATGATTTTGCCGACACCGGTGAGTTGGATTCACTGCAGAAAGCTTTCCGCATGCTGAATAGTCCGTCAAAGGACCTGATTATTTCGTACGGAGATGTATTGTTCAATAAATATATCCCGCAGGCCCTCTGTCAGGAGAACGAGGACTTTGTGATCTTCGTGGATAGCGATTGGCAGAATCAAAGCAGCTATGTGCGTCTCGGCGGCTTTGTCGAATGCTCCTTGCCGAATTCGAAGAAGGCTTTTAATGCCAAGGTCTATTTGAAACAGCTCGGGAATACGGTGGGGAGAGAACAGACCCACGGAGTTTGGATGGGGTTTCTGAAAGTTTCTCCTGCCGGAGCGGCTCAACTTCAGACCATTCTTTCGACGATGATGACCGATCCTGTGAATCGAAAAGCCGGCATCCCTCACCTGTTACAAGAATTGCTGAAGCGACAGCAGCCGATTCGCGTGTTGTATACCGTGGGGCATTGGCTCGATATCAATAGTCTGGACGATGTGGTCCAGGCAGGGAATTTCTGAGCGGCGCATATATGTGCCGCTCCATCCGCACTGTTTTCCGGCTCATGCTTCACCATTGCTAACGGAAGTTTGTTTCGCGGCAACGTAGGGCTGAACAATCGCCCTGTATGGAGCGTCGGGCATGCTGAATCCACAAAAATTTGTTGAGTGCCTCAAGCGGCATGGCGTTGAGTTTTTCACGGGAGTGCCAGATTCACTTCTCAAGGAACTCTGTTCCTGCATTGCTCATACCAGTCGGCCCAGAGCGCATCTCATCGCTGCCAACGAAGGTGGAGCCGTGGCTCTGGCGATCGGATATCACCTCGCAACGCGGGGAATCCCCCTTATTTATTTGCAAAACTCTGGGTTGGGCAACGTCGTCAATCCACTTTTGTCGCTCGCAGATGAAGAAGTGTATTCCGTTCCGATGCTCTTTGTCATTGGATGGCGCGGTGAGCCAGGGGTACACGATGAACCTCAGCATAAGAAGCAAGGCAGAGTGATGGTTCCTATGCTTGAGGCCATGGAGATTCCTTATTCGGTACTGGGGGCTGACGTGGATGATGCAGAGACCATCGTGAAAGATGCTGTGGTACATATCCAAAAAACCGGCGGCCCCTTCGCATTGGTGATCAAGAAAGGAGCCTTTACGGCATATGCAGCACCTCGGCTAGAGAAAGCAGACTTTGCGCTGTCCCGAGAAGAGGCAATTCAGCAGGTGGTTGATGTGCTCGATGAGCGGGATGTCGTTGTCTCCACAACTGGTATGCCCTCTCGAGAGCTCTATGAATACAGGCGCAAACGGGGCGATGGTCACCATCGGGATTTCCTCACGGTCGGTGGTATGGGGCATGCCTCGCAAATTGCGCTGGGGATTGCGCTTCAAGAGTCAGAACGGTCTGTGTATTGTCTTGATGGAGATGGGGCACTCCTGATGCATATGGGAGGGGTGGCCTTGGCCGGAACACTGAAGCTGAACAATTTTAAGCATATTGTTTTGAACAATGGTGCTCATGACTCAGTGGGTGGGCAACCGACTGTGGCTCTGGATATCGATATCCTGAGTATCGCTCGTGCAGCTGGGTATGAGCGAGCGACCAGGGCTCGAACACAATCAGAATTGCAGACGTGCCTTCAGGAGCTCAAAGGCTTGCCGGGACCAAGCCTCTTGGAGATTCAGGTCCGGTGCGGAGCGCGAAAAGACTTAGGACGTCCGGAAACGACCCCAATTCAGAATAAGGACGCCTTTATGGATTTTCTTGAGTCTGCTCGGTAGGTGGTGCAAGAGTTTGGGCACATCTGGGTGGTCATCAACCGGCGCAGACGGCTGGAGATGACCCAAATATACTCCTGGCGCTCGTGTAGGGCAGGTGTGGAGCTCAACATCTTCCGCGGAATAGCTTGCTCGTCATCACGTCGTTCCATTCTACGGATATGCTCAGGGCCTGTCGAAATTGCCTCAGCCATAATCAACTCGCACCAAAAATAATCCCTGCGGCGGAGCGGTCTTTCCTGCAGCTGAGCGATCACGGGCATTGAGGATGGCCGTGAGGCTCTCTGCTCGGCGCTTGCCCAGGCCGATTTCCAACAGGGTGCCGACAATTGAGCGGATCATCTGCTTGAGGAATCGATCAGCATAGACTTCGATCCGTAGCCGATGACCTTCGCGGACTACCGTGAATCGCTGGAGGTGACAGATGGGGTCATCATTGTCGGTTGGCTGTGTCTGGAACGAAGAAAAGTCGTGGACTCCAATGAAAGTATTCCCGGCGGTACTCATGGCTTCGTCATCAAGAGGCTGGTGAATATGCCACCAATAGGCTCGCTCAACTGCTGGACGCTCTGGCCGATTGAGGATGTGGTATTCATACAGTTTGCCCTTGGCTGAGTGCCTGGCATGGAACGAGTCGGGCATGAGCTCAACTGATCTGACCACAATACTCTCCGGAAGGTGCGCATTCAGCGCTCTGGCCCATTGACGAGGTGTCATGTCACGGTCGATACGGAA includes the following:
- the aepX gene encoding phosphoenolpyruvate mutase yields the protein MSSTPAVTPARQFRNLLMSEQLEFICEAHNGLSAKIVQEAGFKGIWASGLSISAQFGVRDNNEASWTQVLDNLEFMSDAATIPILLDGDTGYGNFNNMQRLVRKLEQRRIAAVCIEDKLFPKTNSFIKGDAQPMADVQEFCGKIKAGKDAQTDPDFCIIARVEAFICGWGLAEALRRAEAYRQAGADGILIHSALSVPDEILSFKHEWGNRCPVVIVPTKYYATPTEVFRQHGFSIVIWANHLLRAAVAAMQKTASTLKEQEHLLSIEDKVAPVAEIFRLQNAAELQDAEDRYLPRGAENTGAIVLAASRGEELRELTEHQPKTMVKIQGTPILAHIVDAYNAVGIKDITVVRGYKKESVNLPSLRYLDNDDFADTGELDSLQKAFRMLNSPSKDLIISYGDVLFNKYIPQALCQENEDFVIFVDSDWQNQSSYVRLGGFVECSLPNSKKAFNAKVYLKQLGNTVGREQTHGVWMGFLKVSPAGAAQLQTILSTMMTDPVNRKAGIPHLLQELLKRQQPIRVLYTVGHWLDINSLDDVVQAGNF
- the aepY gene encoding phosphonopyruvate decarboxylase; this translates as MLNPQKFVECLKRHGVEFFTGVPDSLLKELCSCIAHTSRPRAHLIAANEGGAVALAIGYHLATRGIPLIYLQNSGLGNVVNPLLSLADEEVYSVPMLFVIGWRGEPGVHDEPQHKKQGRVMVPMLEAMEIPYSVLGADVDDAETIVKDAVVHIQKTGGPFALVIKKGAFTAYAAPRLEKADFALSREEAIQQVVDVLDERDVVVSTTGMPSRELYEYRRKRGDGHHRDFLTVGGMGHASQIALGIALQESERSVYCLDGDGALLMHMGGVALAGTLKLNNFKHIVLNNGAHDSVGGQPTVALDIDILSIARAAGYERATRARTQSELQTCLQELKGLPGPSLLEIQVRCGARKDLGRPETTPIQNKDAFMDFLESAR
- the truA gene encoding tRNA pseudouridine(38-40) synthase TruA gives rise to the protein MSTIKLTLEYDGTAYAGWQRQPDQPTIQAAVETAIFGVTQITVPVIGAGRTDAGVHALGQVASFRIDRDMTPRQWARALNAHLPESIVVRSVELMPDSFHARHSAKGKLYEYHILNRPERPAVERAYWWHIHQPLDDEAMSTAGNTFIGVHDFSSFQTQPTDNDDPICHLQRFTVVREGHRLRIEVYADRFLKQMIRSIVGTLLEIGLGKRRAESLTAILNARDRSAAGKTAPPQGLFLVRVDYG